A region from the Mesomycoplasma hyopneumoniae J genome encodes:
- a CDS encoding carbohydrate ABC transporter permease — MFILRLKIRKFISDRKTARVIENINSQVKNDNLISAIFNFIFKFIVLFVFGIFIIFPFYFMFVYALAPEDQILDTRVPVFWPNQFTWDNFTKAAQSGYFKALGITASVSLIAVVGKVFFSMTFGYAFSLRKWRFKQLSWAIFLSILVLPETALIIGQYRIMVMLGWNDGFQSIFALTAPFIASVFSGLMFRQAFEEIPDRIKEASMVDGCSRIRYFFKVAIPMVSPTIWTVGILTALAAWNATSWPLVILQSNSANVQTLNIWLLQKVGVADETMQVPGGYFKNIRMAGALLAVLPMFIVYFVFRSRIMKAVSRQESTVKG; from the coding sequence ATGTTTATTCTAAGATTAAAAATTCGCAAATTCATTAGCGATCGCAAAACTGCAAGAGTTATTGAAAACATTAATTCCCAGGTCAAAAATGATAATTTAATTAGTGCAATTTTTAATTTTATCTTTAAATTTATAGTACTTTTTGTTTTTGGTATCTTCATTATTTTCCCTTTTTATTTTATGTTTGTCTATGCTTTAGCCCCCGAAGATCAGATTCTTGATACCCGGGTTCCGGTTTTTTGACCTAATCAATTTACCTGGGATAATTTTACAAAAGCTGCTCAGTCTGGTTATTTTAAAGCCCTTGGAATTACTGCGAGTGTATCTTTAATTGCCGTTGTTGGAAAAGTATTTTTTTCAATGACTTTTGGTTATGCATTTTCTTTAAGAAAATGACGATTTAAACAGTTATCCTGAGCCATTTTCTTATCAATTTTAGTTCTTCCCGAGACAGCTTTAATAATTGGCCAGTATCGAATTATGGTAATGCTTGGTTGAAATGATGGGTTTCAGTCAATTTTTGCCCTAACAGCCCCATTTATTGCCTCAGTTTTCTCTGGTCTAATGTTCCGTCAAGCCTTTGAAGAAATTCCCGATCGGATCAAGGAAGCCTCAATGGTTGATGGCTGTTCACGAATTCGCTACTTTTTTAAAGTCGCAATTCCAATGGTAAGTCCAACAATTTGAACTGTCGGAATTCTAACAGCATTAGCCGCCTGAAATGCGACATCCTGACCACTTGTGATTCTCCAGTCAAATTCGGCAAATGTTCAAACTTTAAATATCTGATTGCTCCAAAAAGTTGGTGTTGCTGATGAGACAATGCAAGTACCAGGAGGATATTTTAAAAACATCCGGATGGCCGGAGCGCTTTTGGCGGTTTTGCCAATGTTTATCGTCTATTTTGTTTTTAGATCAAGAATTATGAAGGCAGTTTCCCGTCAAGAATCAACAGTGAAAGGTTAA
- a CDS encoding carbohydrate ABC transporter permease: MNFISGFFYKRRIRKSRLELGILDQKHPFWKPFLVLLPSILVIFLFTFLPFLYSISKSLTIEINHNIAGNTRFGFDNFIDLITIDKNFHYAIRNSVVYSILALPFGLIISLIIASAIASLHRKYARGFWQTIFFMPYVTSGIAISVAFGYIFDSETGFINKLFGISTRWLNSGNPGSLHALFVVLISGIWRSLAFEVLILTTAMLSVNPTLYKAAAIDGASPIRQFFKITLPTVSKTINFLITIGIIGGIKVFPVGIFPNETEAITNGGSTLLVYIYKNVRGTPNFAQAGTLAIYLFIFGIALSITVKKFLNGIFWISNKISERYVYSKIKNSQIH, from the coding sequence ATGAATTTTATCAGCGGTTTTTTTTATAAAAGGCGGATTCGCAAATCGCGTTTAGAACTAGGGATTCTCGATCAAAAACACCCGTTTTGAAAGCCTTTTTTGGTGCTTTTACCTTCAATTTTAGTAATTTTTTTATTTACCTTTCTGCCTTTTCTTTATTCAATTTCAAAATCTTTAACAATTGAGATCAACCATAATATCGCCGGAAATACCCGTTTTGGCTTTGATAATTTCATTGATTTGATCACAATTGATAAAAATTTTCATTATGCAATTAGAAATTCAGTTGTCTATTCAATTCTAGCCCTTCCTTTTGGTCTAATTATTAGTTTGATAATTGCATCAGCAATTGCTTCCTTGCACCGAAAATATGCCCGTGGATTTTGACAGACGATTTTTTTTATGCCCTATGTAACCTCAGGAATTGCGATTTCAGTTGCATTTGGTTATATTTTTGATAGTGAAACTGGTTTTATTAACAAACTTTTTGGTATTTCAACTAGATGACTAAATTCGGGCAATCCCGGTTCGCTGCATGCACTTTTTGTGGTCTTGATCTCGGGAATCTGACGTAGTCTTGCTTTTGAAGTTCTAATCCTAACAACCGCAATGTTATCAGTAAATCCAACACTTTATAAGGCAGCAGCAATCGATGGCGCCTCACCGATTCGACAGTTTTTCAAAATCACTTTACCTACAGTTTCAAAGACAATAAATTTTTTGATCACAATTGGAATCATCGGCGGAATTAAGGTATTTCCGGTCGGAATTTTCCCAAATGAGACCGAAGCAATTACAAATGGAGGATCAACTTTGCTTGTCTATATTTATAAAAATGTCCGCGGAACGCCTAATTTTGCCCAGGCAGGAACATTAGCAATCTACCTTTTTATTTTCGGAATTGCCCTTTCTATAACAGTAAAAAAATTTTTAAATGGGATATTTTGAATATCTAATAAAATTTCGGAGAGATATGTTTATTCTAAGATTAAAAATTCGCAAATTCATTAG
- a CDS encoding P110/LppT family adhesin N-terminal domain: MKKNKLKYLIFSIIGISTIISLAVTIPYALSSQAEKYNLELNSYNIDLGKAQNLTSRTNFNSAEFDKLVANLKVKPKFAKRLNAFDALNFHFDKSYSFDLADAVDLSSLSQKYPDLSFKLVIPDNKSRFEIKENKLKNIGLNVTNHSKTINYTAKFDLDFSGQEKAFQFLPENFTGQISLRNLESLKGKTATEIAILFYNAWLKRFNKLSDSKIALYETFGEFGGASFSLNSEPIFILPENFEIKPDLKDNKLVFASINDEKNELVLNMVLYDKTAKTEKIFPLRFVDLPKTNQKYGGKFLASFLKNYEFNSEISKYLAKNNLDIAQLFSLSSNPKSLDLTKFESWFIQKSVPNTTFFADIKGLIPNFEAKKAAFLVKKPEKVSQNKNLLTINLKLEGTFLVNDQVPAGLNLTQDKQYNYNFDFDYDATQEIYSGYFRNALELFDAKTAKNLDNLKLEVKSYLPVTVFASTINTKIAHLLNKPLELKGITKKMSPLFDFLNFSTSKNEKLETKMAPPNGKMQKVGAVLFNEEVKQQESQEKGQAKEEKSSKDSQSEQTDQSEQVPKVETKTIQAENGGTYLSKLFENLEKTSFPTNTLLYLSTFYRDKFILKLELKVEGITKETLEIKIDKVAPDNKAYQALVQSTNTDLFLDWRSNITTTTEKYQNKPVLASISALNNPNLKFKVNPEPSNKSQQKVHLDQAGIYLAEGGISLENSSQEQSKNLKLDEGKTIFYAFKPTKLSRRSLLRYFLLSASDNSSSKFSLLIEPEILLTGFNKIGADFEKVEQNNKNQLKWTDASGGLQKTFNGTYQDVHDFLLQLLQHNKVALYPKNQSDKSHDFLNAPAATMVLVATVESENAEKYLKMKLFSSDYQKGKKEIFSWKAKIESQFQNLDLAKNLTLGTTKSNNQENIDKEQQDDSRKPTGITLKGFALFDKPKDNQKYNNILEKFLSEYME, encoded by the coding sequence ATGAAAAAAAACAAGCTAAAATATTTAATTTTCTCAATTATTGGAATTAGTACAATTATAAGTCTTGCTGTTACAATTCCTTATGCACTTTCATCCCAAGCCGAAAAATATAATCTAGAACTAAATTCTTATAACATTGATCTTGGAAAAGCACAAAATTTGACCTCAAGAACTAATTTTAATAGTGCTGAATTTGATAAATTAGTTGCAAATTTAAAGGTAAAACCTAAATTTGCCAAGCGACTAAACGCTTTTGATGCTCTAAATTTTCACTTTGATAAATCTTATAGTTTCGATCTAGCTGATGCAGTTGATTTAAGTAGTCTAAGTCAAAAATATCCTGATCTAAGTTTTAAATTGGTTATCCCTGATAATAAATCCAGGTTTGAAATCAAAGAAAATAAGCTAAAAAATATCGGACTTAATGTAACTAATCATTCAAAAACCATAAATTATACTGCAAAATTCGACCTTGATTTCTCAGGTCAAGAAAAGGCTTTCCAATTTCTACCCGAAAATTTCACTGGCCAAATTAGTCTTAGAAATCTTGAATCACTTAAAGGAAAAACCGCAACTGAAATAGCAATTTTATTTTATAATGCTTGACTAAAACGGTTTAATAAACTTTCTGATTCAAAAATTGCCTTATATGAAACTTTTGGCGAATTTGGTGGGGCCTCCTTTAGCCTAAATTCTGAACCAATTTTTATCCTTCCAGAAAATTTTGAAATCAAACCGGATCTAAAAGATAATAAACTAGTTTTTGCAAGTATAAATGATGAAAAAAATGAGCTTGTTCTTAATATGGTTTTATATGATAAAACAGCTAAAACTGAGAAAATTTTTCCCCTTAGATTTGTTGATCTCCCAAAAACAAATCAGAAATATGGGGGAAAATTTTTAGCAAGTTTTTTGAAAAACTATGAATTTAATAGTGAAATTTCAAAATACCTAGCCAAAAATAACTTAGATATTGCACAATTATTTTCATTGTCTTCTAATCCAAAAAGTCTTGATTTAACTAAATTTGAGTCCTGATTTATTCAAAAATCAGTGCCAAATACAACTTTTTTTGCTGATATTAAAGGTTTAATTCCTAATTTTGAGGCCAAAAAAGCAGCTTTTTTAGTTAAAAAACCTGAAAAAGTTAGTCAGAATAAGAATTTATTAACTATTAATTTAAAATTAGAAGGAACTTTTTTAGTAAATGATCAAGTTCCTGCAGGTCTAAATTTGACTCAAGATAAACAATATAATTATAATTTCGACTTTGACTACGATGCAACACAAGAAATTTATTCTGGATATTTTCGAAATGCGCTTGAATTATTTGATGCTAAAACGGCAAAAAATCTTGATAATTTAAAACTTGAGGTCAAAAGCTATCTTCCAGTAACGGTTTTCGCCTCAACAATTAATACAAAAATTGCCCATCTTTTAAATAAACCCCTTGAACTTAAGGGAATTACTAAAAAAATGAGTCCTTTATTTGATTTTCTTAATTTTTCAACAAGTAAAAATGAAAAATTAGAAACAAAAATGGCTCCACCAAATGGTAAAATGCAAAAAGTTGGTGCAGTTTTATTTAATGAAGAGGTAAAACAACAAGAAAGTCAGGAAAAAGGTCAAGCAAAAGAAGAAAAATCAAGTAAAGATTCCCAAAGTGAACAAACTGATCAAAGTGAACAAGTACCAAAAGTTGAAACTAAAACAATCCAGGCAGAAAATGGTGGAACTTACTTATCTAAACTTTTTGAAAATTTAGAAAAAACTAGTTTCCCGACAAACACTTTATTATATTTATCAACTTTTTATCGGGATAAATTTATTTTAAAATTAGAACTAAAAGTTGAAGGAATAACAAAAGAAACACTTGAGATCAAAATTGACAAAGTTGCCCCTGATAATAAAGCTTATCAAGCATTAGTCCAAAGTACAAATACCGATTTATTCCTTGATTGACGATCAAATATAACTACAACAACCGAAAAATATCAAAATAAACCAGTACTTGCATCGATTAGTGCACTAAATAATCCGAATTTAAAATTTAAGGTAAATCCAGAACCTTCAAATAAATCGCAGCAAAAAGTACATCTAGATCAAGCCGGTATTTATTTAGCTGAAGGTGGAATAAGTCTTGAAAACTCAAGTCAAGAACAATCAAAAAATCTTAAACTTGATGAGGGTAAGACAATTTTTTATGCCTTTAAACCCACTAAATTATCACGAAGATCACTTTTAAGATATTTTCTATTAAGCGCAAGTGATAATTCTAGTTCAAAATTCAGTTTATTAATCGAACCAGAAATATTACTAACCGGGTTTAATAAAATTGGTGCTGATTTTGAAAAGGTAGAGCAAAATAATAAAAATCAATTAAAATGGACCGATGCCTCAGGTGGGCTGCAAAAAACTTTTAACGGAACTTATCAAGATGTTCATGATTTCCTTTTACAACTTCTTCAACATAATAAAGTTGCGCTTTATCCTAAAAATCAATCAGATAAATCACATGATTTCCTCAATGCTCCGGCTGCTACAATGGTTCTGGTTGCAACAGTTGAAAGCGAAAATGCAGAAAAATACCTTAAAATGAAGCTTTTTTCAAGTGATTATCAAAAAGGGAAAAAGGAAATTTTTAGCTGAAAAGCCAAAATTGAGAGCCAATTTCAAAATCTCGATCTAGCTAAAAATCTAACTTTAGGTACAACAAAAAGCAACAATCAAGAAAATATTGACAAAGAACAACAAGATGATAGTAGAAAACCAACCGGAATAACACTAAAAGGTTTTGCCCTCTTTGATAAACCAAAAGATAATCAAAAATATAATAATATCCTTGAAAAATTCCTTAGCGAATATATGGAATAA